One genomic region from Anopheles bellator chromosome 2, idAnoBellAS_SP24_06.2, whole genome shotgun sequence encodes:
- the LOC131212194 gene encoding nuclear pore complex protein Nup107, whose product MDQLERSLMLLDESNVKSKRGLLRSKEAARSLLQGKPTITGLAESSAGVSLDMVQDVSGYRVIEDATALTTSRLSLAAGSTTSNAKDVTTRLCVQFLEVLQRHSNETDVFETIDELVETIETTLTDLDLAARQLLPAGRERRLQAEEMWLNAERETWKLMNCLYRDRFVTQKMESEIDDLPLVNSERTIIDHLYTANANLREYQLIVDWLEQTAWGEQGMQTGHYTNRTVAWENTLHQLLDIGQTAFGSGRQIVKSLDPDAPVREKRPLHDLDAEDQNRLAKQIFLDIRHGRLEEAQSKCEHYGMAWKAAILEGWRLHHDPNYGAETVSLTRNMIDGNPRRDLWKKFAWKMAESRLLDAYTKAAVGSLCGHLEAMLEVLAEHTWTDVLWAYLKVQIDIRVESEIRSHCIKSYLPMPERYWNGKMSLEQIFDELEAHRNVRVSLTAKDVDKVIQKYIILDDIPELMRIVDGWIEGAAEVTLSPPMLRFLSHFVMFIRQIGKAFQEDIGDRIIGRYVKHLIQIGDAHMLAFYTAALPPDMQLLLYSKFLETLNETHERKRALEEAYGFGLDVPTVTVYTVEKFRAREPDEDGDTPAAGNLSALDEQKISSLEWLTFYPEQRGELLWQANALMRYFLGRRCIEATRRTFDVVPADTIEQIFTHYGSKDDIPCKEEVSIREYLCHQTYLFAINGYNDWSQLFYNEKPKAPATVKITNFTERVTSEHLEQTYRNKLSVWEHRLAEATNRTHDLLYNVLLFPEAGWLVDVDTAKPAPEDDEDWQHRAVQMDSLRKLCIPEVVLLLHQLHTLTERHSENLVLADVLSSELRKLYSVFPKHKLAETLGKLAESSLTLINARKDPFVGDAAKK is encoded by the coding sequence ATGGATCAATTGGAAAGATCGTTAATGTTGCTGGATGAATCAAATGTGAAATCCAAGAGAGGCTTGCTTCGTTCGAAAGAAGCTGCACGGTCCCTGCTCCAAGGCAAGCCAACCATAACGGGATTGGCTGAATCGTCGGCAGGCGTGAGTCTCGATATGGTGCAGGATGTTAGCGGCTACCGAGTGATCGAAGATGCTACTGCGCTTACTACCAGCCGGTTAAGCTTGGCGGCTGGCAGCACAACGAGCAATGCAAAAGACGTAACTACGCGGCTCTGCGTTCAGTTTTTGGAGGTCCTGCAGCGCCACAGTAACGAGACGGACGTgttcgaaacgatcgacgagCTGGTGGAAACGATTGAGACAACGTTGACTGATTTAGATCTCGCTGCACGGCAGCTGCTTCCGGCGGGTCGCGAACGACGCTTGCAGGCGGAAGAAATGTGGCTCAACGCAGAGCGTGAAACCTGGAAGCTTATGAACTGCCTGTACCGCGATCGGTTTGTCACGCAAAAGATGGAGAGCGAAATCGATGACCTACCGTTGGTGAACAGTGAAAGGACTATCATTGACCATCTGTACACGGCTAACGCAAACCTGCGCGAGTATCAGCTGATCGTCGACTGGTTGGAGCAGACGGCTTGGGGAGAGCAAGGGATGCAGACGGGTCACTATACGAATCGGACGGTTGCGTGGGAAAACACACTCCACCAGCTGTTGGATATCGGGCAAACTGCATTCGGCAGCGGCCGGCAGATCGTGAAAAGTCTCGACCCCGACGCGCCCGTCCGTGAGAAGCGCCCCCTGCACGATCTGGATGCGGAAGATCAGAACCGGCTGGCGAAACAAATCTTCCTCGACATACGCCACGGCCGGTTGGAGGAGGCACAAAGCAAATGCGAGCACTACGGAATGGCGTGGAAAGCGGCGATCCTAGAGGGATGGCGTTTGCACCACGATCCGAACTATGGAGCGGAAACGGTATCGCTAACGCGCAACATGATCGACGGCAACCCGCGGCGGGATTTGTGGAAAAAGTTCGCTTGGAAGATGGCCGAAAGCCGGTTGCTGGACGCGTACACCAAGGCCGCCGTGGGATCACTGTGTGGCCATCTGGAGGCGATGTTGGAAGTCCTGGCAGAGCACACGTGGACCGACGTGCTCTGGGCCTACCTGAAGGTACAAATTGACATACGCGTCGAGAGTGAGATCCGATCGCACTGTATCAAAAGCTATCTCCCGATGCCAGAAAGGTACTGGAATGGTAAGATGTCGTTGGAGCAGATCTTCGACGAGCTGGAAGCGCACCGGAACGTGCGCGTTAGCCTGACGGCAAAGGACGTGGACAAAGTGATCCAGAAGTACATCATCCTCGACGATATTCCTGAGCTGATGCGCATCGTGGATGGCTGGATCGAGGGTGCCGCGGAAGTCACGCTTTCCCCACCGATGCTGCGCTTCCTGAGCCACTTCGTTATGTTCATCCGGCAGATAGGGAAAGCGTTTCAGGAAGATATCGGCGATAGGATCATCGGGCGCTACGTGAAGCATTTGATTCAGATCGGGGATGCGCACATGCTGGCATTCTACACTGCGGCGCTTCCTCCCGACATGCAGTTGTTACTGTACTCGAAGTTCCTCGAAACGCTTAACGAAACACATGAACGTAAGCGAGCGCTTGAAGAGGCGTACGGATTCGGGCTTGATGTTCCCACCGTGACCGTTTACacggtggaaaagtttcggGCTCGTGAACCGGACGAAGATGGAGATACACCAGCGGCCGGTAACCTGAGTGCGCTGGATGAGCAGAAGATTTCGTCGCTCGAATGGCTTACCTTCTATCCCGAGCAGCGAGGGGAGCTACTCTGGCAAGCGAATGCCTTGATGCGATACTTTCTCGGAAGGAGATGCATCGAAGCAACACGTCGAACGTTTGACGTCGTGCCGGCGGATACGATCGAACAGATTTTCACGCATTACGGATCGAAAGACGACATTCCGTGCAAAGAGGAGGTGAGCATCCGAGAGTACCTCTGCCACCAAACGTATCTGTTTGCGATCAATGGTTACAACGACTGGTCGCAGCTGTTCTACAACGAGAAGCCCAAGGCGCCGGCCACTGTAAAGATTACCAACTTTACGGAGCGTGTTACGTCCGAACATCTGGAGCAAACGTACCGCAACAAGCTTAGCGTGTGGGAGCATCGCCTGGCCGAGGCAACGAACAGAACCCACGATCTGCTGTACAACGTGTTGCTGTTTCCCGAGGCCGGCTGGTTGGTCGATGTGGACACTGCAAAGCCGGCgccggaggacgacgaagactGGCAGCACCGGGCGGTGCAGATGGATAGCCTCCGCAAGTTGTGCATACCGGAAgtggtgctgctcctgcaTCAGCTGCACACGCTTACCGAGCGGCACAGCGAGAACCTGGTGCTGGCGGACGTGCTGAGCTCCGAGTTGCGCAAGCTGTACAGCGTGTTTCCGAAGCACAAGCTGGCCGAAACGCTGGGCAAGCTGGCCGAGTCTTCGCTAACGCTGATAAATGCTCGCAAGGATCCTTTCGTTGGCGATGCGGCCAAAAAGTGA